The DNA sequence TCAAATATAGCTTCAAATAATATACTAGGTCCAGATTGCTAATACCATATTATGCCCACTACCGCAAAAGATCAGTGCGCTAACTAGAACTAAGCTTTATAGTGACCCTCTAACACATAATACTTCTTATCGGATGCTAAAGCAGTTCTATTAGACAAGCGCCAAAGTGCATGCCTAGACGCAAGGAGGACATCCCTCGCCTCGCTTTAACTGAGCGCAGCAGATCCAACAGGCACAAAAATGATTACTATGTAcaataaaagaaatttcaatTGGTTTTGTGCTTAAAAGCGATACTCGGTCACTTCCATTTTATTCACAGATCACCAACATATTACTGCATAAAAAACCTAATTGGTAAGACGTCGTAGTTTGCTAGCTCCAGTTCTCCACTTATTCCAATTGcctaaattaattttaacctTTAAGAATTATCCGCGGGGGTTTATTAGATATACTTTATTATTTCAGTAATTTAAGCTTGATAGTTTAGTGACATTTTATCACTTAAGAATCAAATAGTTTATATGCATTAcctaattaaaaactattattgacacatttgtttttatttttcaaatgcaAAGATTCTGATTGCTGTTTAagtgttaaaattataatacaatttCCAGTGTAGGGCGCATTTGTACATAGGAATGTGATTTATCATTTATGGTGATGAGGACATTGTGAACCCGTAAAGAACTTTCTGACTCTTAAGCCTATGCAAATATTTTTAGAGTTGTGCATTAAGATATAACTCCTATTCCTGAAATATGTCGCCTTTAAACTCTATATATTGTCAGAGTTTCCTTCATTCAAAATTTATCTAGTTATAGGAATTAGAATTACAGACCTTCAGCTTAATCCTTTAGGCCCAGTAGTTAAGGGTAATGGCAAATGCAACACTGGGTACACAGACCACAAAGACAGAACAGTCAAATAGTTAAAAATCAAGGGAGAATATTGACTTTTCTTTAGCTTAAGTGGTTTTAAGATGTAGTTATACAGTTGTCAGGGATGAGCGACTTCAAATGCTATTTGACACGTAACAATCTCACAAGTCTATCAAATATCACCTAAACTATAGACTCGCCTACACagaaatatgtaaaataatattcaCAACAGCTCCACCCAACTAGACTTGCAAATTTTATGCAGGAGTCAGGCGTCAACATTTGGAAAAAGACCCAACTCCAGCTTAGAAGATATTTCATAACTAGTTTTCAGCAACTATAGGTTTATTCTTTTGTTTCTGTCAGCTTAATTCGTTTCTTCACATGCATATTTCACTCTAATTCGCCCATGAATTGTATTTTGTCATACCATTATTCTATCCAATACAGAAAATGCATGAAAAACAAATGCATCATATATAAGCAATTCTAAACGTGCAATGGGAACACAATCTTAGTGATGACATAATTGCCAATTCAATTAAACCACCAATGCAAATCAAGTTATTAACTAAAAGACCACATATGTGATAGGGCAATGGTTTGGATGATAATCATACTCACACATAATATCTTAATTAAATGATTCATATGTAGTGATTGACTGATTGAGCTCACTAAGATGgagttagagcaagtccaagagttgCTGGACACACTCCCTATAacaattgttattattatattagctctTACGTCATTTATAATGCAAATGTAGAGTTTAACTCCAACAACCCTCCTCAATGTTAACTCTATTTGTTTTTTATCCATTTCTTATTCTAATGGCTATATCTGCACTGACCAGAACAAGCTATAtctactaatataaaattttctcaagtgttggagatgattttcacttcaatttcattaaaatttgacTTAGGAGTTATGATAGGGTgcctcttggacttgctcttatgacCCATTTCTTAAAGCAATGTAAATAACAATAGAACTAAAATTGGTTGTGAACCTGTCAATACGCCGTCGCTCCAAGTCCAAATCAATTTTCTTCCAATCCAACCCTTTTTCCTCAAGCAAAACCTCCCTCGGCTTAGCATCACCAAAGGGATTAACCTTCGCCTTCATCACTACCTGCTGCAATGCAACTCCTCCCTCACCACCACGCTCCGACTGCGCACTACCAGGCCTACTAGACTGTCCACTGCTCGGTCTACTACCACTCTTCTTTGCTTCAATTTCCATATCCACTTTCCTCCAATCCAATCCTTTCTCCGTCAACACTTCCTCCCTAGGCCTAGCCGCCCCAAACGGATTCGGTTTATTTGTAACCACCTTAGCACCACCACTACCCTCATTCACAACCCCATCCGTCCTCGGCTTATCCAACACCAGCCTAGGCCTTTGTGGCTCCTCCCCACCACCTACTCCCCCACCACCACCTCCACGCGTCCAACGATCATTTCCCCCTCCAGGACCACTAAAATCACGAAACCCCGACCCAAAACCACCCGAACCCCTAGCCGGAGGAGGAGCAGCAGCAACATATTGTTTCTTCCCCGCAGCCCAATTATCCACCTCATCCGCCTTCCCTCCgaaagaaccatacttactcccACCACCCCTATCAAACCCAACACCCGATTTTTTCGACATTGCCCAATTATCGACCTCATCAGCCCTAGAATGCACCTCCACATCCCTCCCTCTCCCACTCGCACCCTCACCAAACCCACCACCATAACCCCCTCTCTCCCTGTGGGCCCCACCCCCACCATCCCTGTGGGCCCCACCACCCCCACCCCTTACACCCCCATACCCACTAAACCCACCACCGATCTTCCCATACATTTCATCCCCCGATCGCTCCTGCGGACCCCTCGGCAGCCTCATCATCTCATCCGCCGTCAGCCGCGCCGCCGCGCCGCCTCCGCCGCCCGTTGTAAACTCCTGCAACGTCATCTTGTTATGCTTCTTCTTGGGCTTCGACGTCACAGCTTCCTTCAGCGGCGGAAAACTCGGCGAAGAAGTCGCCGCCGCCTGAGCCGCGGCGGCTTCTTTCTCCTCAAGCTCGGCTTGCTCGGCGTCAGCCGCCCAAGCCCCAATCTTTCCCCATGGCTTCGACATTAAGAAAGAGATAGATACAGAACAGTGTGTGTATAGTTTGTGTAAAGCTCTCTCTTTTTTCAAGATCTTAAAATGTAAATTGTGGTGATGATGCTGACGATGTAATTTTggctttgttttattttttatttgttttaaagtGAAATGAGAATGTGAAGAGCGTGTCGCAATATTATAAGTGGGATTTCTGTGAGGCCCATGTATTTGCAAGCCCAAGTGGatttttttcttattgaatggacatttttatttatttattggttATTATCTCAAgaataattttacatttttttcattataaaaaatatcaccTTCTATGCATTCAGAAAATATATacagtttttttaatattataattaagaatATCAAATAGTTAAATCACCATACTTATAAAATCTTC is a window from the Daucus carota subsp. sativus chromosome 8, DH1 v3.0, whole genome shotgun sequence genome containing:
- the LOC108198596 gene encoding eukaryotic translation initiation factor 4B2; the encoded protein is MSKPWGKIGAWAADAEQAELEEKEAAAAQAAATSSPSFPPLKEAVTSKPKKKHNKMTLQEFTTGGGGGAAARLTADEMMRLPRGPQERSGDEMYGKIGGGFSGYGGVRGGGGGAHRDGGGGAHRERGGYGGGFGEGASGRGRDVEVHSRADEVDNWAMSKKSGVGFDRGGGSKYGSFGGKADEVDNWAAGKKQYVAAAPPPARGSGGFGSGFRDFSGPGGGNDRWTRGGGGGGVGGGEEPQRPRLVLDKPRTDGVVNEGSGGAKVVTNKPNPFGAARPREEVLTEKGLDWRKVDMEIEAKKSGSRPSSGQSSRPGSAQSERGGEGGVALQQVVMKAKVNPFGDAKPREVLLEEKGLDWKKIDLDLERRRIDRPETEEEKNLKVEIDQLKRELEIESAANVNRESQEDQTSLHDRILQKEKELEQITREFDDKVRFAQKPIERPGSGSGRSSVVPERPHFRSGSFGESRNIEFTERPRSRGTGDAWPRQRDERRGFQGGRERGFLGSRDVDRSGDRW